A section of the Vanessa tameamea isolate UH-Manoa-2023 chromosome 29, ilVanTame1 primary haplotype, whole genome shotgun sequence genome encodes:
- the LOC113395865 gene encoding zinc finger protein ZFP2-like — translation MMEVNKLCRCCLSESGNKDMSVTYPWLGEKEIYSDMLQECFNIVISTKLENSLICDLCVKTLRDSLCFKRKVLQSETELLKRITDAENEKPVYVKEEIDPETDGNESDNYFLNDTIKEESPPPQPVTKKKTISKNTTKTNRNVKNLVNKFTSIESCNRSEIKSIKPKELKLVKNRKITIKNDLKINLSWTTRTAHDKRKHRENLLTILKYSNVIPFKNKSLLGFICGYCDATFPDPLDLRVHTENDHEKERLDFKSSFDMTEYNVKLDVTDLSCLLCSEKIENLNKLKDHLVKVHDKIFYDDIKDHIMQFRLKKGDVFDCAMCPSTYETFKMLKQHMNKHYSNYSCTKCDTSFATKRSLNAHQTTHQEGSFKCDLCDKVFSSRTKKQYHEKTKHLGARSISNCPFCDVPFRSYYQRNQHLVKVHNSEAQYKCNVCNKGYILKSLLMCHIKKNHLMERNCQCTECGYRFFSKKALNAHMIKHTGERKYACEVCHKSYARKYTLREHMRIHNNDRRFKCDVCSTAFVQKCSLKSHLLSHHGISMAASDIPTS, via the exons ATGATGGAAGTAAATAAACTTTGCCGCTGCTGTTTATCTGAGAGTGGAAACAAAGATATGAGTGTAACTTACCCTTGGTTGGgagaaaaagaaatatattccgACATGTTACAGGAATGTTTCAATATTGTT ATAAGTACAAAACTAGAAAACAGTTTAATATGTGATTTATGTGTGAAGACTTTACGAGACTCCTTATGTTTCAAACGAAAAGTACTCCAATCAGAAACAGAGTTATTAAAAAGGATCACAGATGCCGaaa ATGAGAAGCCAGTATACGTGAAGGAGGAAATAGATCCCGAAACAGACGGCAATGAATCGGATAATTACTTCTTGAATGACACAA tcaAAGAAGAATCACCTCCACCTCAGCCCGTTACAAAGAAGAAAACAATATCTAAAAACACAACGAAAACAAATAGGAATGTTAAAAATCTTGTCAACAAATTCACTTCTATCG AATCCTGCAATAGATCGGAAATCAAATCCATAAAGCCAAAGGAGTTGAAACTCGTGAAAAATAGaaagataacaataaaaaatgacCTGAAGATAAATCTGTCTTGGACCACACGTACCGCTCACGACAAACGAAAACACAGAGAGAATCTTCTGACTATATTGAAGTACTCAAATGTGATACCGTTCAAAAACAAATCGTTGCTTGGCTTCATATGCGGTTACTGTGATGCAACCTTCCCCGATCCTCTGGACCTCAGGGTACACACAGAGAATGACCACGAGAAGGAGAGATTAGATTTCAAATCCTCCTTCGACATGACTGAATACAACGTCAAATTGGACGTGACAGATTTATCTTGCTTATTATGCTCCGAGAAGATTGAGAATCTGAACAAATTAAAGGACCATCTCGTCAAAGTTcatgataaaatattctatgatGACATCAAAGATCATATAATGCAGTTTAGGTTGAAGAAGGGTGACGTTTTCGACTGTGCCATGTGCCCGTCTACGTATGAAACGTTCAAGATGTTGAAACAGCACATGAATAAACACTACAGCAACTATAGTTGCACGAAGTGTGACACATCCTTTGCTACCAAGAGATCATTGAACGCTCACCAGACGACACACCAAGAAGGCAGCTTCAAGTGTGACCTGTGTGATAAAGTATTCTCGAGCAGAACCAAGAAACAATATCACGAGAAGACAAAACACTTGGGAGCGAGGAGCATCAGTAATTGTCCGTTCTGTGACGTCCCGTTCAGGAGTTACTACCAAAGGAACCAACATTTGGTCAAGGTCCACAATTCGGAGGCCCAATATAAGTGCAATGTTTGCAACAAAGGTTACATATTGAAATCTCTATTGATGTGCCACATTAAGAAgaaccacctgatggaaagGAACTGCCAATGCACCGAGTGCGGCTACAGGTTCTTCAGTAAGAAAGCGTTGAACGCTCACATGATCAAACATACGGGCGAGCGAAAATATGCGTGTGAAGTTTGCCACAAGTCGTATGCCAGGAAGTACACGCTGAGGGAACATATGAGGATTCATAATAACGATAGGCGGTTCAAGTGCGATGTTTGCAGCACGGCGTTCGTGCAGAAGTGCAGTTTGAAAAGTCATTTGCTCTCTCACCACGGCATTAGTATGGCAGCGAGCGACATCCCCACCTCCTAG
- the LOC113395885 gene encoding gastrula zinc finger protein XlCGF26.1-like isoform X2, which yields MRYTSWFMITEFKDDFEDMKEDDKLAEILRLDDVTAKRKVEKKKNGKKRQIIIEKPTKDRKSKNLKPSIKLSLRTLSQIERLNNSPSIRFVSENKKHSINMENILKYSNCTPFFNKTLSGITCAYCKETCQNLEELRQHTHEIHKKDEFQYTKRLDKSNLSLKMDITDLKCNICEKNFDVISNLKIHLAKEHDIKFFPDVNDYILEFKLTDGELLNCALCHSTFETFKMLLQHMNGHYRNYICDVCDMGFINKHRLKNHQRIHEIGTFKCEFCDKVFTTRVRKMCHEKYTHNNASRYTTNCPHCDQSFNSYYQRNRHMFKEHNIAAATYKCNICDKSFILKSKLTSHIKKVHLMERNHICTECGQGFFIKQSLDEHMVKHNGERVFKCTVCHKAYARKKTLREHMRIHNNDRRFKCGVCSLAFVQKCSLKSHMLSNHGITLSEFENARSEILVS from the exons ATGAGATATACTTCTTGG TTTATGATTACAGAATTCAAAGATGACTTCGAGGATATGAAAGAAGACGACAAACTAGCTGAAATACTCCGCCTCGATGACGTCACAGCCAAGAGGAAAGTCGAGAAGAAGAAGAACGGTAAAAAACGACAGATCATCATAGAGAAACCCACCAAGG ATCGTAAATCGAAAAATCTCAAACCGTCTATCAAGCTCTCACTCCGAACGCTCTCTCAAATCGAGAGGTTAAACAATTCGCCCTCAATCCGCTTCGTGAGCGAGAACAAGAAACACAGCATAAACAtggaaaatatacttaaatattcgaattgtacaccgttttttaataaaacactatcCGGTATTACTTGTGCGTATTGCAAAGAAACTTGCCAGAATCTAGAGGAACTTAGACAGCACACACACGAAATACACAAAAAGGATGAATTTCAATATACGAAGAGATTGGATAAAAGTAATTTGTCTCTAAAAATGGATATTACTGATCTCAAATGCAATATTTGCGAGAAAAATTTCGATGTGATCTCCAATTTGAAGATTCATCTGGCAAAGGAACACGATATCAAGTTCTTCCCTGACGTCAACGACTATATCCTGGAGTTTAAGTTAACTGACGGCGAATTGTTGAACTGTGCGTTGTGCCATTCGACATTTGAAACTTTCAAAATGCTGCTCCAACACATGAACGGACACTATCGCAATTATATATGCGATGTTTGCGATATGGGCTTCATAAACaagcacagattaaaaaaccACCAAAGGATCCACGAAATTGGTACATTCAAATGCGAGTTTTGCGATAAAGTCTTCACCACACGCGTGAGGAAGATGTGCCATGAAAAATATACGCATAACAACGCATCGAGATACACAACGAACTGTCCACACTGCGATCAATCGTTCAATAGCTATTACCAGAGGAACCGACACATGTTCAAGGAGCACAACATCGCCGCGGCGACATACAAATGTAATATTTGCGACAAATCCTTCATTCTAAAGTCAAAACTGACGtctcatataaaaaaagttcaCCTAATGGAACGCAACCATATTTGCACGGAGTGCGGTCAAGGTTTTTTCATCAAGCAGTCGTTGGATGAGCACATGGTGAAGCACAATGGAGAGAGGGTCTTCAAGTGCACGGTGTGTCACAAGGCATACGCCAGGAAGAAGACGTTGAGGGAACACATGAGGATACACAACAATGACCGGCGGTTTAAGTGCGGTGTTTGTAGTTTAGCGTTCGTTCAAAAGTGTAGTTTGAAAAGTCACATGCTATCGAATCACGGGATAACGTTGTCCGAATTCGAAAACGCGAGAAGTGAAATACTCGTATCGTAG
- the LOC113395885 gene encoding PR domain zinc finger protein 5-like isoform X1 — MNLNTTCRCCLARPPDKDLKSTYTCLGKTEVYGDMLKECFEVHLSIEPCDSENGICEICIARLRDACDFKQQVLRCQKEFQIKLTTAKDVKDEDLPKIKEEYSDPEDNEIYFLEFKDDFEDMKEDDKLAEILRLDDVTAKRKVEKKKNGKKRQIIIEKPTKDRKSKNLKPSIKLSLRTLSQIERLNNSPSIRFVSENKKHSINMENILKYSNCTPFFNKTLSGITCAYCKETCQNLEELRQHTHEIHKKDEFQYTKRLDKSNLSLKMDITDLKCNICEKNFDVISNLKIHLAKEHDIKFFPDVNDYILEFKLTDGELLNCALCHSTFETFKMLLQHMNGHYRNYICDVCDMGFINKHRLKNHQRIHEIGTFKCEFCDKVFTTRVRKMCHEKYTHNNASRYTTNCPHCDQSFNSYYQRNRHMFKEHNIAAATYKCNICDKSFILKSKLTSHIKKVHLMERNHICTECGQGFFIKQSLDEHMVKHNGERVFKCTVCHKAYARKKTLREHMRIHNNDRRFKCGVCSLAFVQKCSLKSHMLSNHGITLSEFENARSEILVS; from the exons ATGAATTTAAACACGACATGCCGTTGCTGCTTAGCACGACCGCCGGATAAGGACTTAAAGTCAACTTACACATGCCTCGGGAAAACCGAAGTTTACGGAGATATGCTAAAAGAATGCTTCGAAGTCCAT ctctCAATAGAACCATGTGATTCTGAAAATGGTATTTGTGAAATCTGCATAGCGCGTCTGAGAGATGCGTGTGACTTCAAACAGCAAGTGCTGCGTTGTCAAAAGGAATTTCAAATCAAGCTCACCACAGCTAAAGATGTTaaag ATGAAGATTTGCCTAAAATAAAAGAAGAGTACTCGGATCCCGAAGACAATGAGATATACTTCTTGG AATTCAAAGATGACTTCGAGGATATGAAAGAAGACGACAAACTAGCTGAAATACTCCGCCTCGATGACGTCACAGCCAAGAGGAAAGTCGAGAAGAAGAAGAACGGTAAAAAACGACAGATCATCATAGAGAAACCCACCAAGG ATCGTAAATCGAAAAATCTCAAACCGTCTATCAAGCTCTCACTCCGAACGCTCTCTCAAATCGAGAGGTTAAACAATTCGCCCTCAATCCGCTTCGTGAGCGAGAACAAGAAACACAGCATAAACAtggaaaatatacttaaatattcgaattgtacaccgttttttaataaaacactatcCGGTATTACTTGTGCGTATTGCAAAGAAACTTGCCAGAATCTAGAGGAACTTAGACAGCACACACACGAAATACACAAAAAGGATGAATTTCAATATACGAAGAGATTGGATAAAAGTAATTTGTCTCTAAAAATGGATATTACTGATCTCAAATGCAATATTTGCGAGAAAAATTTCGATGTGATCTCCAATTTGAAGATTCATCTGGCAAAGGAACACGATATCAAGTTCTTCCCTGACGTCAACGACTATATCCTGGAGTTTAAGTTAACTGACGGCGAATTGTTGAACTGTGCGTTGTGCCATTCGACATTTGAAACTTTCAAAATGCTGCTCCAACACATGAACGGACACTATCGCAATTATATATGCGATGTTTGCGATATGGGCTTCATAAACaagcacagattaaaaaaccACCAAAGGATCCACGAAATTGGTACATTCAAATGCGAGTTTTGCGATAAAGTCTTCACCACACGCGTGAGGAAGATGTGCCATGAAAAATATACGCATAACAACGCATCGAGATACACAACGAACTGTCCACACTGCGATCAATCGTTCAATAGCTATTACCAGAGGAACCGACACATGTTCAAGGAGCACAACATCGCCGCGGCGACATACAAATGTAATATTTGCGACAAATCCTTCATTCTAAAGTCAAAACTGACGtctcatataaaaaaagttcaCCTAATGGAACGCAACCATATTTGCACGGAGTGCGGTCAAGGTTTTTTCATCAAGCAGTCGTTGGATGAGCACATGGTGAAGCACAATGGAGAGAGGGTCTTCAAGTGCACGGTGTGTCACAAGGCATACGCCAGGAAGAAGACGTTGAGGGAACACATGAGGATACACAACAATGACCGGCGGTTTAAGTGCGGTGTTTGTAGTTTAGCGTTCGTTCAAAAGTGTAGTTTGAAAAGTCACATGCTATCGAATCACGGGATAACGTTGTCCGAATTCGAAAACGCGAGAAGTGAAATACTCGTATCGTAG
- the LOC113395864 gene encoding zinc finger protein 62-like isoform X2 — protein MESISNEGMCRCCASEGTFKDFLTTYHWMGEEEIYADMLRDCFAITLYTSDDFNNGGICEVCITQLRNACNFKRQVQQTEEQFKKRVQNSVLKSSVIKLEMAGVDDGEHSDTNLSDEFSVTEFEVPIKEEKVEEKPKKRQAAKPSTSRAKKAKTEDGEPSAKRTDGDAPKRRKKKKKSDVSATPERIEHRVNLTSILQFSNASPFRDKTMRGFSCLYCAKYFQHIDELRAHTSQQSEKDKINTMLDYKLSYNPIKLDITNLRCTVCDKNMKDLIELKEHLVVAHSKTIHRNIKDIILPFRLENGQNFTCVICSVVHISFKNLYHHMSSHYRNYCCKKCGAGYITIAALRKHGKTHYQGHFPCDYCDKSYTSLTKKRNHEKGVHTGGWLRNKCPHCPEIFVSYYDRSEHLVKVHNEAPVVYPCNACNKTYKKKFELNRHIKHHHLQQRSFLCDKCNAKFFSKRGLVDHMTRHTGAEICSCDVCGKSFSRMRTLREHMRIHEDDKRFQCEVCKKTFMQKSSLKSHVRLHQDDLDIFKEFDDVKHLIDNREMTLKQIAAENKKKAQAEKLKDQYP, from the exons ATGGAGTCTATTTCAAACGAAGGCATGTGTCGGTGTTGTGCATCGGAAGGTACTTTTAAAGACTTTCTTACGACGTACCATTGGATGGGCGAAGAAGAAATTTATGCCGATATGCTAAGAGATTGTTTTGCGATTACA TTATACACATCCGATGACTTTAACAATGGAGGTATATGCGAGGTGTGTATCACACAGCTCCGAAACGCTTGCAACTTCAAGCGGCAGGTGCAGCAGACAGAGGAGCAGTTTAAAAAGAGAGTCCAGAACAGTGTACTTAAAT CGAGCGTTATAAAACTGGAGATGGCTGGCGTTGACGACGGCGAACATTCCGATACAAATTTATCCGACGAATTTTCTGTTACGG aattCGAAGTACCGATAAAAGAGGAGAAGGTCGAAGAGAAACCGAAGAAACGTCAAGCGGCCAAACCGTCGACGTCGAGAGCGAAGAAGGCGAAGACCGAGGACGGCGAACCTTCAGCTAAAC GAACGGACGGCGACGCGCCCAAGCGcaggaaaaagaaaaagaaatcagACGTTAGCGCCACGCCCGAGCGCATTGAGCACAGGGTGAACCTCACATCGATACTACAGTTCTCCAACGCAAGTCCGTTCAGGGACAAGACGATGCGCGGCTTCTCCTGCCTCTACTGCGCGAAATACTTCCAACACATCGACGAACTACGAGCGCACACGTCCCAACAGTCGGAAAAGGACAAAATTAACACGATGCTAGATTACAAACTCAGCTATAATCCAATAAAACTAGACATTACTAATCTTAGATGCACGgtatgtgataaaaatatgaaagattTGATCGAGCTCAAAGAACATTTAGTTGTCGCGCACAGTAAAACAATTCATCGAAATATAAAAGACATTATACTACCTTTTAGACTTGAGAACGGACAGAATTTCACATGTGTCATATGTTCGGTCGTTcacatatcatttaaaaatctcTATCACCATATGAGTAGTCATTATCGTAATTATTGTTGTAAGAAGTGCGGTGCTGGTTACATAACTATAGCGGCTTTAAGGAAGCACGGGAAGACGCACTACCAAGGTCATTTCCCGTGCGATTACTGTGATAAATCATACACGTCGTTAACGAAGAAGCGTAATCACGAAAAGGGCGTCCACACGGGCGGCTGGCTCAGGAACAAGTGTCCTCACTGTCCGGAAATATTCGTGAGCTACTACGATCGTAGCGAGCATTTAGTGAAGGTTCATAACGAGGCTCCCGTCGTGTATCCTTGCAACGCTTGCAATAAGACATACAAAAAGAAGTTCGAATTGAACAGACATATCAAACACCACCACCTCCAGCAGAGGAGCTTTCTATGCGACAAATGCAACGCGAAGTTCTTCTCGAAACGTGGCTTAGTCGATCACATGACGAGACATACTGGGGCGGAAATATGCTCGTGCGATGTTTGCGGGAAATCGTTCTCTCGAATGCGGACTCTCAGGGAACATATGAGGATACACGAAGACGATAAGAGATTTCAATGCGAGGTCTGCAAGAAGACGTTCATGCAGAAGAGCAGCCTGAAGAGTCACGTTCGTTTACATCAAGACGATTTGGACATATTCAAGGAATTCGATGACGTCAAACATCTGATCGATAACAGGGAGATGACGTTGAAACAGATCGCAGCTGAGAACAAGAAGAAGGCGCAGGCTGAAAAGTTGAAGGATCAATATCcttag
- the LOC113395864 gene encoding zinc finger protein 728-like isoform X9: MESISNEGMCRCCASEGTFKDFLTTYHWMGEEEIYADMLRDCFAITLYTSDDFNNGGICEVCITQLRNACNFKRQVQQTEEQFKKRVQNSVLKSSVIKLEMAGVDDGEHSDTNLSDEFSVTEFEVPIKEEKVEEKPKKRQAAKPSTSRAKKAKTEDGEPSAKRLTGARKIRKRTLKQESGEGEVLNKVVYHEKQLREMQKQWHNLSTLLKYSNATPFKDRNDAGYICAYCFKTYPDPNVLRHHTHYDHDKEKPTYKSGSGMSSFVAYLDIVGLKCTICDQNMESINVLTEHLVKDHDKKYYLGVTDYFQPFKLTSEPVINCCLCDEIFHNMKLLMQHMNIHYRNFICTICGAGFVNSFRLNRHETTHGKKKSSFTCRHCGQVFAAESKKKAHVNTEHKGIAGDSVCQICKARFKNYYQKTRHMIQVHNVEGIKCDLCDKKFNLKSNLVLHMRSVHLKERPYECSVCSMGFFIKRHMLGHYLATHTNERKFKCDVCGKAYATQNSKRKHMKKNHGISKNTVINESLDK; the protein is encoded by the exons ATGGAGTCTATTTCAAACGAAGGCATGTGTCGGTGTTGTGCATCGGAAGGTACTTTTAAAGACTTTCTTACGACGTACCATTGGATGGGCGAAGAAGAAATTTATGCCGATATGCTAAGAGATTGTTTTGCGATTACA TTATACACATCCGATGACTTTAACAATGGAGGTATATGCGAGGTGTGTATCACACAGCTCCGAAACGCTTGCAACTTCAAGCGGCAGGTGCAGCAGACAGAGGAGCAGTTTAAAAAGAGAGTCCAGAACAGTGTACTTAAAT CGAGCGTTATAAAACTGGAGATGGCTGGCGTTGACGACGGCGAACATTCCGATACAAATTTATCCGACGAATTTTCTGTTACGG aattCGAAGTACCGATAAAAGAGGAGAAGGTCGAAGAGAAACCGAAGAAACGTCAAGCGGCCAAACCGTCGACGTCGAGAGCGAAGAAGGCGAAGACCGAGGACGGCGAACCTTCAGCTAAAC gcCTTACCGGAGCCCGAAAAATACGAAAACGGACTCTAAAGCAGGAAAGCGGGGAGGGTGAGGTATTGAATAAAGTAGTGTATCATGAGAAACAATTACGGGAGATGCAGAAACAGTGGCACAATCTGAGCACTCTTTTGAAATATTCGAACGCAACGCCGTTCAAGGATAGAAACGATGCGGGCTACATTTGTGCGTACTGCTTCAAAACCTACCCCGACCCTAACGTTCTAAGACACCACACCCACTATGACCACGATAAAGAGAAACCCACGTACAAATCCGGTTCAGGAATGAGTAGTTTCGTAGCTTATTTAGATATAGTCGGCCTGAAATGTACGATATGTGATCAAAATATGGAAAGCATAAACGTTCTAACCGAGCATCTAGTCAAAGATCACGATAAGAAGTATTACTTGGGAGTAACAGACTATTTCCAACCTTTCAAGTTGACCAGCGAACCGGTCATCAATTGCTGCCTCTGTGACGAAATATTCCACAATATGAAGTTGCTGATGCAGCatatgaatatacattataGGAATTTCATATGCACGATATGCGGAGCTGGTTTCGTGAATAGCTTCCGACTCAACAGGCACGAGACGACGCACGGCAAGAAGAAATCTAGCTTTACGTGTCGGCACTGCGGACAGGTCTTCGCTGCTGAATCCAAGAAGAAGGCACATGTCAATACTGAACATAAAGGTATAGCCGGTGACAGCGTCTGTCAGATTTGTAAAGCGAGGTTCAAGAATTATTACCAAAAGACGCGACACATGATACAAGTCCACAATGTTGAAGGAATAAAATGTGATTTGTGCGACAAAAAGTTCAATTTGAAATCTAATCTCGTCCTCCACATGAGGAGTGTCCATTTGAAGGAGAGGCCGTACGAATGTTCCGTATGTAGTATGGGTTTCTTTATAAAACGTCACATGCTTGGACATTATTTGGCGACGCATACGAACGAGAGGAAATTCAAATGCGACGTCTGCGGTAAGGCGTATGCAACGCAAAACAGTAAACGGAAACATATGAAGAAGAATCACGGTATATCAAAGAATACAGTGATCAACGAGAGTTTAGACAAGTGA